One window of the Paenibacillus beijingensis genome contains the following:
- a CDS encoding alpha/beta hydrolase has translation MALIQCDYYSETLGLSCSMNVILPQQTFSQIGMGGKTRGGKHPVLYLLHGLSDDHSIWLRRTSIERYAAELGLAVVMPAVHRSFYMDMEQGGRYWTFISEELPAIARSFFPLSEAREDNFAAGLSMGGYGAFKLGLRCPDKFAAAASLSGALDPAVITDRLHGFDREFALIFGSADKIRGSDNDLFHLAQLVAEGGGTVPKLYQCCGTEDFLYEDNVRFRDNAQGLGLPLTYEEEPGDHEWGYWDDKIRRVLKWLPLRSK, from the coding sequence ATGGCGTTGATTCAATGCGATTATTATTCGGAAACGTTAGGACTCAGCTGTTCCATGAATGTTATTTTGCCGCAGCAAACGTTTTCTCAAATCGGAATGGGCGGCAAAACGCGGGGCGGCAAGCATCCGGTCTTGTATTTACTGCACGGACTCTCCGATGACCATTCGATCTGGCTGCGGCGGACGTCCATTGAACGCTATGCGGCCGAGCTGGGGCTGGCTGTCGTGATGCCGGCGGTTCACCGCAGCTTTTATATGGATATGGAACAGGGCGGCCGGTATTGGACGTTTATAAGCGAGGAACTGCCGGCCATTGCCCGATCGTTCTTCCCGCTCTCCGAAGCGAGAGAGGATAATTTCGCGGCCGGACTGTCGATGGGCGGGTATGGCGCATTCAAGCTTGGGCTCCGCTGTCCGGACAAGTTCGCGGCGGCGGCCAGTCTGTCCGGGGCGCTTGATCCCGCCGTTATTACGGACCGATTGCACGGCTTCGATCGTGAATTCGCTCTAATCTTTGGAAGCGCCGATAAGATCAGGGGATCGGACAACGACCTGTTCCATCTGGCGCAGCTTGTCGCTGAAGGGGGCGGTACGGTACCGAAGCTGTACCAGTGTTGCGGGACGGAAGATTTTTTGTATGAGGACAACGTCCGGTTTCGCGATAATGCGCAAGGACTCGGCCTTCCGCTCACGTACGAGGAGGAACCGGGCGATCATGAATGGGGATATTGGGACGACAAAATCCGGCGGGTGCTAAAATGGCTTCCACTGCGGAGTAAATAG
- a CDS encoding globin-coupled sensor protein codes for MIDISAQRQDQLEFIGLSDNDLNLLASHKTTFETIADEVMERFYQSIRRRPDLMGIIDRNSNVDRLKMMQKQYFLSLADGVIDSAYIDNRIQIGLIHSKVGLTADYYLGTYMIYLDIASDLLRRIIPESWIQVLHALTKMFNFDSQLVLEAYTRKEKEELETLSANQRHLLESITGVAQNLTGMITQLTDSAGFIAETARTTAASQDKSHRLLDELNEEVRKIEDMSVLVREISDRTHLLGLNAAIEAAHAGEMGRGFEVVAGEVRKLAASSREALEQVAGTIEGITGKLESVRMESEATSNNATQQALRSEELSAFVGLICSVANDLEQLQRR; via the coding sequence ATGATTGATATATCCGCACAAAGACAGGATCAACTGGAATTTATCGGCTTGTCTGACAACGACTTGAATCTTCTCGCTTCGCACAAAACTACATTTGAAACGATCGCAGACGAAGTGATGGAACGGTTCTATCAGTCGATTCGGCGCAGGCCGGATTTGATGGGAATTATCGATCGAAATTCGAACGTTGACCGGCTGAAAATGATGCAGAAGCAATATTTTTTGTCGCTCGCTGACGGTGTGATTGACAGCGCCTATATTGACAATCGGATCCAAATCGGGCTGATACATTCCAAAGTGGGACTTACGGCCGATTATTATCTTGGCACCTATATGATTTATTTGGATATCGCTTCGGATCTGCTGCGGCGGATCATTCCCGAAAGCTGGATTCAGGTGCTGCATGCGCTGACAAAAATGTTCAATTTCGATTCGCAGCTCGTATTGGAAGCCTACACCCGCAAGGAGAAGGAGGAGCTGGAGACGCTGTCGGCGAACCAACGGCATCTGCTCGAATCCATTACCGGCGTTGCGCAAAATCTGACCGGAATGATCACGCAGCTGACGGACAGCGCCGGGTTCATTGCCGAGACGGCCCGGACTACGGCGGCCTCTCAGGATAAATCGCACCGGCTACTGGACGAGCTGAATGAAGAGGTGCGGAAAATCGAGGATATGAGCGTGCTCGTACGCGAAATTTCCGACCGCACGCACCTGCTCGGCTTAAACGCGGCCATCGAAGCGGCGCATGCCGGCGAAATGGGGCGCGGCTTTGAAGTGGTCGCCGGCGAGGTGCGTAAGCTTGCAGCCAGCTCGCGTGAAGCTCTGGAGCAAGTTGCCGGCACGATCGAAGGGATTACAGGCAAGCTGGAAAGCGTGCGCATGGAATCCGAAGCCACGTCCAACAACGCGACGCAGCAAGCTCTTAGGTCCGAAGAGCTGTCGGCATTTGTGGGTCTGATCTGCAGCGTTGCAAACGATTTGGAGCAGCTGCAGCGAAGATAG